In Hermetia illucens chromosome 1, iHerIll2.2.curated.20191125, whole genome shotgun sequence, one genomic interval encodes:
- the LOC119661154 gene encoding uncharacterized protein LOC119661154: MNLYYPKHARSFETTGQRERRLQNDRISTARSEPTLHADLNLGVFYYDSNIYYSVHPSVVIGKMDEICMYCSALKFKNETPGICCTSGKVKLPELHPPPEPLSTLLSGVTPESKHFLQNIRKYISCFQMTSFGAKNIVRENCMPTFRVEGEIYHRAGSLLPLPDPDHKLLQIYFMANSDEQIEQRCHYKAALDEKSWLHYKPFSNNTMN, translated from the exons ATGAATTTATATTACCCgaaacat GCCCGTTCGTTTGAGACAACTGGACAACGGGAAAGAAGGCTGCAAAATGATCGAATAAGCACCGCTCGATCAGAACCAACACTGCACGCTGATTTAAATCTTGGTGTATTCTATTATGACAGTAATATTTATTACAGTGTTCATCCAAGTGTCGTCATTGGAAAAATGGATGAAATTTGCATGTATTGTAGCGCCCTCAAATTTAAGAACGAAACTCCAGGAATATGCTGCACCAGTGGAAAAGTTAAACTACCAGAATTACATCCACCGCCCGAACCACTATCAACGTTGCTATCAGGCGTTACACCTGAGTCGAAGCATTTCTTGCAAAACATCCGCAAATACATTTCATGTTTTCAAATGACATCGTTCGGTGCAAAGAATATCGTACGCGAAAATTGCATGCCAACATTCAGAGTCGAAGGGGAAATTTATCATCGTGCCGGATCGCTTCTACCATTGCCGGACCCCGATCACAAACTTCTTCAAATTTATTTCATGGCAAACAGTGATGAACAAATTGAACAACGATGTCATTACAAAGCGGCACTAGACGAAAAATCATGGCTGCATTACAAGCCCTTTTCGAACAACACAATGAATTAG